The Cryptomeria japonica chromosome 2, Sugi_1.0, whole genome shotgun sequence region TTGTCGGTAATCGGTAACATCAAGTTTTTCCCTTGTGCTAAGTGTTTTTTATTGCTTCATTTGCTTCTTCTAATGATCGTGACTTGGTGTTGAGCAAGCTATGGACTTGGGGAATTAACTCTTTCTTGGTCAAACCatggacaacttcttttaaccctcttactgaaccactcaatgtgtgtctggtgtgggttcatcttcccaatcttcctcttcatttttgggagcattattgttatgaggccattggcaactctatcAACTGCTTCTTGAAGATTGATGATATCACATCCTTCATGGATGATTCTACTTTTGCTCGCATTTTAATCAacattgacatctctatgcctctCCCTGAGATGtgattcttatggttggggataggccatggactcgaTTGTCAGATTATGAGGACCTTCCCTTTCATCGTTGTAGATGCTTCTCAACTGGTCACTTAGCTATAGATTGTTCTCTCATGTtgtaaaggtgttgctacttgaaGGACACTAATGGTGATTATTTGACTATCGAGGCTTCTGATTCTAACGAGTCTTCTAAGGTTGATGATGACTCCTCTCGAGgtgaggttgtgcctcttactgtGGTGGGCCTTTGTTGCCTAGATCCCACTCCCCCTCTTGCTATTGGTGTGGCCTCCCCTGGCCCTAAGATTTTTACTCGTTCCTATTCTACAGGTGCTTATAGACCCTCTAAGAGGATCTACCCCCTTGATCCCACTTCTAACGATGTTCCTAACAATGGTATTGCTTGGACAGTTGTATGTCAGAGGCGAAAGGGTAATTCACCTCAACTTCATGCTCCCAGCAATCATAAGTCAATTACACTCAATCTCAATCAAATTAACATTATTGTTAAAATCTAATATTAACATCTCAAACAACATTTTAACAAAAAAATGATATCAAACTTGAAACATGCCTTAATGAAGATTTTTACTAAATAATAGTTACAATACCTATAAATACCCCTTTATTGGATCTTAAATATTGTTAAATTGACAAGACAAAAACTacataaaattttattaatatgtATAGTTCAATTATTTTCCTATTAAATTTATCATTAATTATTAATACTAGTTTTATAACTAGCATAGAACATCTTAAATTCATCTATCTAAAAGATGCGTAGAGACCTCGAAACTTATCTATAGATCTATAGTTATCTTTTGGATAGATACATTTAAGATATCTACGATAGTAGATATATAtttataacatataatatataaaatatttgtatttatttaaatgtgttatatatatattaatttagatgTATATGTCTATTCTTATATTTTTCGTGTATTTAATATTTTACTATATCATGCATTTAATATTAATAGtatgaataataaaatattatccaGATTTCCAAATTATTAaacaattattaaatttaaatcattccaaatatatttaataaatatttttcaaagcaaTAAAAAATAAAGATCATAATTATAATAAAACAAATTATGCAAAATATGTTTAATAACTATTTTTCAATGCAACAAAAATGAGATCTATTAATATTTTGGAAACGATTGTTCACTTTAATTTtctcaaataaaattaaatagcaGCAAACAGAAATagcaaatattaataataatttctattttaatataataattatgttTTTATTATCTTTCTTTCTAATATtgtaatcaaaaatcaaaataccTGTTAAATATTTAATCATTTCAACTAACTAGAATATTAGCTGACAATggaatgtttatttttgtttttgagatTACATTTACTGCTTCCCTCTCAAACCCCCTACAAATGGCTGAAAATACGCGTCCCACGAGTTATTCACTTGGACTTGCCGTGTTTTTTACGCCGAGTTTTTTACCCTGAAACTCCAAGGGTATTTTTGACCAGTTTTCATGGCGATTACTCATCTGCTCATCAACTCGACAGAGTATTTTGCGAGTCTGCCATCTATATTCAATGGGGTATACAGTATGTTCAATGAGGTTTGAAGATTTATCCCGCTTTACCTCTCAGCCTCCAAATGGCTTTAAAAACTCATGCTTCTAAATTCCTCTCATAGATAATAAATAAAGTAAAAGGCCAGCCACAAATTCGCAAAATTACTGACATACAGATGTATCATACAAAAATCAAAATCTGTTCATTCAGTACACTACTTCCCATTTGGCCCACCCAAATTCAAACCATCATTATGTAACGCCTCCAAGCGAAAAAGTGCCACACTTAGATTAAAACAAATCCAAGATCATTAAGAAAATTATGAAGACCAATATGATCAAAAGACAACATGCATACAACTTTAGATTTTAATGTATGATTTTTGACATAAAACAGGATAAACTGCTTACATTTAAAGACTAACAAGCAAAAACTCTTAGGTTTTACAGTTGATTTCTGATGTAGACTAAGATACACTGCTTACGATTTATTGTTGGAAGTCAAAATCCTTATGGAAGTGTCTGCATGCCACCCCCTCTAACATAAGAGAGGCAAGACACATTGAATCACACAAATATATGTAGTTATAGTTTTCTAAGTTTCATAATTGTAGCATAAGCTTAGGCCTGGACTGCTTATGCCTTCATTGGAAAGTTAGCACTGGTGGAACCAAGATTAGAACATGTTAtcgcaaaaaatacaaaaaacgaGCAAGTGGACAGCTTATCAGAACAATTCAAGCTATCGCCACCATAGTTTATTGTTCCTCAGAACTTCCACCCGATTCCAAGCTCACAACCTTCGAAAATAACCAACATTTGCAAGATTATCATAACGATTGTGATCATTAGCAAAGCCTCTGACATGCTGTTCAGATTTGTTATGTTTAAACACCTCTGGCTGCTTTCGCCATGCACCTGCCTTTAGACTAGGTCTCATTAAAGTGCCAGAGGAATGACCTGAAACTTCCCTTCCCATTTGCCTGCAAAACAGGTTTTACAGATCAACAGTTAAGTACAAGGTATCAACAATATAACCAATAAATAGACTATAATAAAAATGTCAGAATTTTCAATAAAAAGTACAAAATAATCACAATATAGCCAATAAATAACCACTCAATTATATTATGTTAATGTTTTTGCTTTAATTTTGTCAATGATGCTGAAATAAACTAAACAGTATTAGAAAGCAATATGCATGAACTGTAAAAATATCTGGCAAATATGTTGCAACCAACCTATTTGAAGGATAAACACGGATGCCAGTGACACCCTCAAAATTGCCAGCCACAGCTGATAGATCTacaattaataaaaacaaatcaatatattattaataattatagagATAAAATGCAGAACTTATGGTCTTGGTTCTTTAGCAGCTATTGTCAAAAGCAAATCAACAATCAAAGGAATAAATTAGATCCTCGAGTCCCTCAGGAaaaccattcaaaaaaaaaaactattttatctacCTTTTCCATTACTGATTGGAGGCTGGTAACGAGGCTGTCTGGTATTACTTTTAATGCCTTGTTCCTGTTTCACACTCTGCCCATTGGACGGAATAGTCATTATTATGCTAAACAATAAAAAAGCCTCATTACATTTGAGAAATACGGGAATATGCACTCTAACAATAAATAGAATACAATACGACACAAACATTACCTGTCTTTCCAAGGGCTCCTTCTGTTGTGGTACTATATTTCATAAAACTAAAACGTTAGCTCAGTTGAATTTTGCAATCCAAGAAACAAAACTCAGAGATGAGCTGAAAATAATTACCTTTATAGAAAGGATCGGGTATCTTTCCTGCATGATGattatttgatgtttttgtattagCTACCACCTCCAAGTTCTGCTTGCCAAGTTTTCCTTCAAAGGCTCCCTTTCCTGTAATTTTTATTTGGTGTTGCAGATCAGCACCTTCACCACTTTCTACAAACTAGTAAGCTATTTTCTTTAatcttaaaattaaaaattaaaaatcatgtagaTTATAAGAATTACTAACCTGAAAATCGATGCTTGGATATTGGTTCTTTTGGTCTAAGAGAAGGGGGTATGTACACACAAGCCTGAACACAATACAAAATAAACTGTCATGTAAAATAATCAAGGGTATAAAAAGAGCAAGTATTCAAAAGCATACAAATTCACAGATATCTCAGTTAAAAGTCACGAATAGAAAACTCATATATTCAAAATAATTAACTATAAATATTCAAATACTTCAAGGCTGCATGTAAGACCTGGAAAAATGGGTGCTTCAGTGCTTCAGCTGCAGTTGGCCTCTTGTTTGGATCCCATGCACAAAGTGACTGCAAAATACGATTAAATGAATCTCAAACCAAATACCGATTTAATTTAATAGAAATAAGTTGTCACATAGAGCTACAAAGAAGCGACTTACAGCCATCAGATCAATAGCTTCAGGGCTTGCAGTTGGTATCAGGACAGAAAGATGGGTGGAAATAAACTGTGATTCAAATTCAAATGAATCATCAATTATCTGTAACAATTTGTTAACGCTGGCAACTATTTCAAGAAAAACATTAATCTTGTAAAAGTTCATCTTGAAATTTCAAAATAGACGTTGTTCAGAACCATTCTAAAACCCAAATGCAATTTCAAAAATGAATCATTCTGAGACAAAATGGAACCAAAACATAAGTGGGAAAAAACTTAAACTTCAATCCCAACCTGCGGGAATTGATACTTGATAGAATTAGCAAGTCTTAAGCCTTCAGACCAAGACTGATTATTAGGACTGCCAATTACACTGCAGATTTTGTATATCTCATCTGCTTCACTGCATCAACAGTCAAGAAACTGTATAAAAAATCTACCACATTGCCTTGGAACCAAATTGAAACAGGATGTCTCCCATGGAAACTGAAATGTAATTTTTGAAAAACCATAAGAAACTTAACATTCCAAATATTCTACCTGGACCCAGGAAAAAGAGGGCGAAGAGTAAATAGCTCAGCCATGATAGCTCCCATAGCCCACATGTCTGTCAAATAACAAGGAACAGATGTTAGGTTGTGTGCAGAACTTTGCATGTTCATATAAGTTTCTCTGTAAACATAAAACTCACCTACAGCAGAGCCATAGGAAGAGGACTGTAGCAAGACTTCAGGAGCTCGATACCTGATATGGAGAGACAACCAACAGCCACAATCAATTATGAGTCTATGACCTATAAAGAGGCTACCAATTGGTCCCAATGCAAAATATAAAATTACAGATAAAATGACCAAACAAATGTAACCAAGCCCATTATACCATCGTGTTGATACATATTCCGTAAATGGTGGCTCTGAGCAGACCTCTCGTGCAAGACCAAAATCAGCAATCTTGATAACATCTTTTGTAACCAGCAGATTTTCTGCTTgtcataaagaaaagaaaaatgtcaCTAAGCAAATAATGCAGAAAGTGCAAAGCTTTATAATTTAGTCCATTGCCAATTACCAATTAGATGTTTCAAGGAACAAAATGCAACACCATTATAAACATAACATATACAATCAACCATAGAAATAAATTATCCTTTCGCAAAACCCAAGTAAGATGCCACCATTATATCAGAACCTTTGTAAATAACAGAGTTTCCACTTGCCGCCAAAAACCCAGTATAGAAAATTATTACAAATAAAAatatgagacaaaagaaaaatatgtTATTAGATACAACAATAAAACTAAAACCTAAAGTAAAAGAGCAAGATACAAGTTTTTGGTTCATCACTTACCAGGCTTAAGGTCACGATGAAAGTATCCACGTTGATGCATATAAGCAAGGGCTTGAAATACTTGAAAGCACCAATTCCGTACCTTTGACTCTGGAAAAAGCTTGACCTTATCTTTCATTAGCTGGTACAAATTGCAT contains the following coding sequences:
- the LOC131069541 gene encoding cyclin-dependent kinase F-4; the protein is MDRYKVIKEVGDGTYGSVWRAINRSTSEIVAIKKMKRKYYSWEECMNLREVKSLRKMNHPNIVKLKEVIRENDILYFVFEYMECNLYQLMKDKVKLFPESKVRNWCFQVFQALAYMHQRGYFHRDLKPENLLVTKDVIKIADFGLAREVCSEPPFTEYVSTRWYRAPEVLLQSSSYGSAVDMWAMGAIMAELFTLRPLFPGSSEADEIYKICSVIGSPNNQSWSEGLRLANSIKYQFPQFISTHLSVLIPTASPEAIDLMASLCAWDPNKRPTAAEALKHPFFQACVYIPPSLRPKEPISKHRFSGKGAFEGKLGKQNLEVVANTKTSNNHHAGKIPDPFYKVPQQKEPLERQSVKQEQGIKSNTRQPRYQPPISNGKDLSAVAGNFEGVTGIRVYPSNRQMGREVSGHSSGTLMRPSLKAGAWRKQPEVFKHNKSEQHVRGFANDHNRYDNLANVGYFRRL